One Clostridium cylindrosporum DSM 605 genomic region harbors:
- the rarD gene encoding EamA family transporter RarD has translation MISRTKMGVIYATLSYLLWGILPLYWKAINNVAPFEILANRIFWAFIFVGILLMRNGQLKELIEVIKNKRSLLFISLSAAMVTVNWGLYIWAVNSNHIVESSLGYYMNPLIVVFFGVIFLKEKLTKGQIAALILATTGVLVLTFQYGKVPWISIALAVTFALYGLLKKLTNAGSMVSLGIETALVTPFALIYIITRQINGIGAFGNITAFQTILLVCSGIVTATPLILFAKGAKRIPLSTLGFIQYISPTMSLLLGIFLFHEKFTIVHLISFGFIWLSLLVYSISETKFVKKEKKGDIVS, from the coding sequence ATGATTAGTAGAACTAAAATGGGAGTAATATATGCTACACTTTCCTATCTCTTATGGGGTATATTACCGTTATATTGGAAGGCAATAAATAACGTAGCACCATTTGAGATTCTTGCCAATAGAATATTCTGGGCATTTATATTTGTTGGAATACTATTAATGAGAAATGGTCAATTGAAGGAACTTATAGAGGTTATTAAAAATAAAAGAAGCTTATTATTTATATCACTTTCAGCTGCTATGGTAACTGTTAATTGGGGATTATATATTTGGGCTGTTAATTCAAATCACATAGTAGAGTCTAGCCTTGGTTATTATATGAATCCTTTAATAGTTGTATTTTTTGGAGTTATATTTTTGAAGGAAAAGCTTACAAAGGGTCAGATAGCTGCACTTATTTTGGCAACAACAGGAGTATTAGTTCTAACATTCCAATATGGTAAGGTCCCATGGATTTCAATTGCCTTAGCAGTTACCTTTGCTCTATATGGACTGTTAAAAAAGCTTACTAATGCTGGTTCAATGGTTTCCCTTGGAATAGAAACAGCACTTGTTACACCCTTCGCCTTAATATACATAATAACAAGACAGATTAATGGGATTGGGGCATTTGGGAATATTACAGCTTTTCAAACAATACTTTTAGTTTGTTCAGGAATTGTTACAGCAACACCTTTAATTTTATTTGCAAAGGGTGCTAAGAGAATTCCCCTTTCTACTCTTGGATTTATTCAGTATATTTCTCCTACTATGAGTTTATTATTAGGCATATTTTTATTTCATGAAAAGTTTACTATAGTTCACCTAATAAGCTTTGGATTTATATGGCTTTCACTTCTAGTATATTCTATATCAGAAACAAAGTTTGTAAAGAAGGAAAAGAAAGGTGATATAGTATCGTAA